TAGGGAAAGATACACCTAATCTTGGACTGACAGCATATTTTGAAGTTGCCGATTTGTACCAATATTGTTCCCGTTGCTGAAGCGTTGTAGAACCACCCTGCTGGCTCACATCAAGATGATCACTTCGTACCGGACTGTCAATGCTTGGATCGTTCACGGTATACATATAATGCAACGGATCGCTGGTATCCGGATGCGCATCATTCAGTACAAGCCCATCTGGTTGAAAATAATCGAACCGAACTCCAACGTTAACAATAACGTTCTTATACTCCATCTTATCCTGTAAGTAGGCAGAAAATTCTTTTGGATGATGTTCATAGTAATCGTGATAGGGAGAATTAATATCTAGAATCATCGTTCGAATATACGGCCTGAGAATGGCAGGATCGAATCCTGTTTGTGAACTCGCCGACTTCAATTCGATATGTTCATTTGTAATGTCATGAGAACGATACTCAACACCGAACTTTACCATATTCATTTCATCCATTTGACTAGTCAGATCAAATTTGATAAGCGCGGTTTGAGTAGAACGATGGTCTTTGTTGGGATCAGTACCGCCGACCATAAAAGAATAAGCAGGTGCAACTGATAAGTTGGGATCTACATAATGAGGTCCGTACGGATCGACTACTTCATTCTGTACATGATCACCGTTTGAGAGTGTAGAATCTTGGTATTGCAGATCATAGAGATAATACTTGTAATCTTTTTTAAAGATTGATCCCCCAATCGTGTAGAACGTACTCGAACTGAGGCTATGATTAAATTGAAAAATAATTGTATTGCTTAAGTTATACTGATTCCCTACTCCATCCGGATTATAGAAATAATCCCGACGATAATTACCAAATGCATCAAGGCCTTTCTTTTTTGTGTCATCGTAGATATAATCAACAGAAAACTTCATCAATGAAGAAATATGCCATGTGAGTTTCGCTTGTGCATAATATCGCTCACTCCAGTTCATTGGAACGATCGAACTATCTCCCTTTCCATCAGAAAAAACAGATTCCAATTGGTCATTTGTTAATTTTGGAATATTCCACGGATTAAATCTTCGATATCCTTTTTCCCAGCCATTAAAATAGATGTATCGAGCATTAGTAAAAAAAGTGAGATCGTCTGTCAAAAGAGGTCCACTTAAGTTCCCTTCGATATTTCTTATATTATTAGCTTTAAAACTATTCCCCGGGAAAATACTATCATTCGTCAGGGCATAGTCCCCTCCATAAATTCCTAATCCTCCGGAAAATTTCGAGCCTCCTTCTTTGGATGTAATGTTCACAATACCCGACATCGCTTGGCCATACTCTGCATTGAATGCACCTGATATAACCTGGAGTTCTTGAACAAGGCTCTTATTCACTTCAACAATCTGACTTCCGTTGAATGCATCCGTTACAGGCACTCCATCAATCCAATATGCTACTTCACCACTGCGCCCGCCGCGAAGACTCCCTGAGACAAATCCTGCCTGCATATTCACAACCGCCCCAACTTCTGACACTGGCATGGCGGCAATATCGTTGCCGCTCACAATCGCGGTTTTTGCGGTGAGATCTTTTTGTACGAGCGGTCGCTCAGCCACCACCTCAACTGCCTCTCCTATCTGAAGAACTGTCTCTGTGATCTCCACATCGATCGTTGTAGTCAAATCTCCCTTGACGCGTACACCGGTAGTTTTCGATGGAGTATATCCAACCATTGTCACCACCATGCTGTAATCATTCGGAGGGACGTTGATCATGAAGTACTTCCCATCAAAATCCGTCATGCTACCCAGAGTGGTTCCTTCGAGCCTTACATTCGCGCCGATGATCGGATCGCCTGTCTTCTTGTCTTTCACGACACCAGAGATCTTTCCCGTGGACCCCCCGAGAGCGAGGGAAGAAAGAAAAGAGATGATGAAAAGAGAATGCACTATTCGTGTAAACATGATTCTCCTGTTTTCTAATTCATAGTGACATGGTTTTTGTTTTGCTAGCATATTCCGTTAAGCACTTTTTGCGATTCTTCCCAAAGGAAGTGTTGTTCTGCGTACTATTAATGTCGGTTCGAAAGTTTTATGGAATATAGAAAGATCATGATTATTCATTCGCTCAAGCAATCTCTCGATGGTTAACGTTCCCATCTCAGACATGGGCTGCAGCATGGATGTCAATCCAAGCGGTCCAGAAAGTTCTAAATCATCAAATCCTATAAGTGCAATATCCTCCGGACAGCGTAAACCCATCTCTGAAATTGCCGCAAGTGCACCATATGCCTGAATATCACTCGCCGCGAATACCGCTGTCGGTCTATCTGATCCAAGTTTCAGCAACTCCTTCATCATCTCATAACCGTTCTCTCGGGTAAATCCATCAAGATATTCAGATTTCGTTTTTCGGATGAGGCACTCATGTAATTTTTTATGAGCATCCATCATTGCCATTTGATATCCCTTAAACCGCTCTTTTGCAGGAACGCTCCTGAGATTCGCATTTAATATCGCAATCCGAGTATGGCCAAGATCAAGAAGATGTTTTGTGGCTGTGTATCCTCCCTGTACATTATTCACAGCAAAGGAATCAAATTCTTTGTGATATGTATCTACAAGCACCATCGGGATTTTTTTAAATAGCGTACTCTTTGCCAATTGATCCGGAATCTTCATGGAACATAACACAATACCATCGACTCGATTACGATGGATATTAAGGCGAAGCGTTTCTGCAATTTGATCAGGATGATTGATGCCTAATAAAATAATACTGGCATCGAGATCCGATAAACGTTTTTGAATCTCGCGAAGAATTTCTAGATAGAAAAACGTTGCAAAAAATGGAATTGTAAAGAGAATTGAATTTGTTCTTTGACGAGCGAGACCAATAGCATAGGGATGAGGTCTATAATTTAATCTTGAGACTACTTGCAAAACGCGAGTGCGTGTTTTCGTTGAAACGCTCGCATTTTTATTGAGCACGCGTGATACTGTCCCTATTCCGACGTTAGCTTTTTTTGCAATATCATAAATGGTGACAGCCATATTCATATCATCTCATGCATGGAAGCGTTTCCATATGGAAGCGCTTCCAATATTTAGAAAATACTTTTTAGAGTCAAGTTAATTTTTATCTTTGATATCTTTGATGCATTTCAACGCATTATTAAGGAAGGGGGTTCCTTTCTTAAGTCAAGAGGAGATGGTTGGCGGAGCAAATAACTTTGAATGTGTATTTTTACGATGTACTTTTAACAATTTAATTTGGTTTCTACTCATGTTTCACCAGTATGGCATTTTCCTATAAAAGCAGGGATCACACTCCTGCGTTTCAATTGTTCATAGATAATAACTAAGCATAGAATCTCTCGATTATGATGGGAGAAGATTCAATCTCTCAGGTGTACACCTCCCATATAATGCGGACAGTTCGTATAACCTGGTTGTTGCCCATGGTTCTAGTTGTTCCCATGTAAAACGCCATTCCCAATTTCCATCGACTGTGCCTGGAAAGTTCATTCTTCCCTCATTGCCCAGACCAAGGACATCTTGGAATGGTATCACTGCAATATCTGCAACGGATTGCAATGCCAGTTTTATGAGATCCCAATGGATTTCGTTTCCGCTCGTTTTGCAGTACCGCCTGACAAAATCGCGCTCATGTTCCGTAGCCTTTCCATACCAACCAATGGTTGTATCGTTATCATGAGTGCCGGTGTAGACTACACAATTCTTGTCAAAAACATGAGGAAGAAAATTATCTTTGGGATCGGTTGAGAATGCAAATTGTAGCACTTTCATTCCCGGAAAACCAAATGTTTCCCGAAGTGCAGTAACTTCTGGTGTCATAACACCAAGATCTTCGGCAATAATCGGCAATGTTCCAAGTCTCTTTTCGATCGCTTTGAAGAGATCTTTGCCTGGTCCTTTTACCCATTTCCCAATTCGTGCTGTTTTTTCCTTCGCCGGAATTCTCCAATACGCTTCAAATCCTCTGAAGTGATCGATGCGGAGGATATCAAAGAGGTCAAACGTTTTTTTAAACCGTTCAATCCACCATTGATATTTTTGTCGTTTCATAACATCCCATCGATATAATGGATTGCCCCATCGCTGACCATCTTCGCTAAAATAATCTGGTGGGACGCCCGCAACAACAAGAGGTCTCCCGTCCTTATCAAGAGAGAATGCCTCCTGATTGGACCAAACATCTGCACTATGATGTGCAACAAAGATCGGGATATCCCCAACAAGTTTGATATTTCGATCGTTCGCATATTTCTTTAATTTTTTCCATTGCCGTGCAAAGCACCATTGCATGAACTTATGAAAATGCACTTGTGCTTTCCATCTTTCTGCTGCTTGTTTGAGAGCCGAAGGTTTTCGATGCACAAGATCATGATCCCAAACGATCCATTCCTTGCCGCCATATTGATCATTCAGCGCCTGGAACAACGAATAATCATTCAACCATTTTTTTTCTGTTTCGCAATAAGAACCAAAGTGTTGACGCTCTTTTTCATTCCCATGTTCAAAAAAGTATTGGGCGGCCTTCCAAAGCAAGTTCATTCTAAATACTGCGACTTCCTGATATTTCACACGGGTTTTCGAATCATTCGTGAACGTTTCAAGTTCGTTCTGAACCAACCAACCTTGTGATACCAATTCCTCCAGGTCAATGAGCAAGGGACTTCCCGCAAAAGCAGAGAGCGACATGTATGGGGAATTCGCCATACCTGCAGGTCCCAACGGAAGCATTTGCCAAAGTGATTGACCTGCAATTGACAACCAATCAACGAATTGATATGCTGAAATACCAAGATCCCCGGAACCATAAGGCCCCGGCAATGATGTGGGATGTAAAAGTATTCCACTACTACGAGCAAATTGCATTTCTTACCTCATGTCTTTATCATCGTACACATTTTCTTCAAACAACCTGTCAAACATAAACAAGCATCCAAACAAACGCAAGGAAAAATATTTTCAAAAATTGTACCGCGCAATATTATTTCATATGTATCATTTTTTTGACATCTGTAAAATCTCCAATCTTCAGTCGATATATAAATACTCCGCTGGATAGACGCGATGCTTCCCAAGATACAGCATAGACGCCGGATGACTTTTCACCGTCTACTAAAGTCGCCACCTCACGGCTCACGTTGCCGAAACAGCGATAACGGCAATAGATATGCACCTTCGCTTGTGTGCCCATAACTTGGTAATCTCCTTATTTGAGTTACTTAAATGACGAAGCAACGACTTCCCTACCAAATATGTGGATTGCATTCTTTTTCAATCAATGCGGTGGTTACTTCCTTCCAAATTGTTATAACTTTCGGACAAAAAAGATCGTATAATAAATCGAATCCAATTCTTGAACTATACTTTCGGAAAGGAGCGGCGCATCATGGAAAAACATTTTACACTCGTCGGCATTCTGAATATTGTGTATGATTCTTTTGCTCTCATTGGCTCATTTGTTCTCTTTGCCATCGCAATTGGATTCAGATATTTCTTTGAGTTAATCTCCCGGTATAATCACCACGGAATGGATGAAGTCCCTCCGGAAGTGTTAGATATCGTACCGTTTATCCTGACGGTTATCGGAATTCTGATCTTAGTCTTTGCTATTATCGGGATTATTGGAGCTGTTGGTGTGATGAAAAGAAAAGAATGGGGACGGATTACATTGCTCGTTATATCGTTCTTTAATCTGATACATATTCCACTCGGCACTGTTCTTGGGGTCTACAGTATTTGGGTGCTTCTGAACGACGAAACCATCCGACTCTTTAATCCAGTTCCGAATACACCAGTCGAGAAATCAACAATTTCATCCTGAGACGATATCCTTTATGAAAATTCTCGCGCTTGAAAAAGAGATCGCTGGGATAACGGACGAGCAATTTACTCCCGCAATTTTGAAAACAGAGGCAATGCGGGCTTGGGAACTACATCAACAAGGAACGATCCGCGAGCTGTACTTCCGACAGGATCGAAATGAAGCAGTGCTGATTCTAGAATGCAAAGATGTTAAAGAAGCTCAATCTGTACTTGCAACATTACCGTTGGTGAAGGCAGGTCTGATCGCATTTGAAATTATTCCACTTATTTCATACGATGGTTTTACTCGGCTCTTTTCGAAAGAATTTTTATAAAAAAATAATAATTGAAGTTGTTTTGAATTCCCGACTGCTCTATATTTAACAGAGCGCTCTGGGTTCATTTTTCGATCGGAATTATTCTTCCTCCGGATTGTAATAGACGCGCTGAACTTTCCGCGCTTTATGCATACGTATTGTAATCGCTCCCAACATGCTCGGCTTTTTTACCTCTAAGCTGAAAGGGTTCGATCGATGAACATTCTCCTCGTCAACCCAAAATTTCCTGATACGTTCTGGAGTTTCAAGCATGCACTCAAGTTTGTCTCCAAGCGTACAACCTTTCCGCCGCTCGGACTGCTGACCGTAGCATCACTGCTGCCTCATTCATGGAACAAGCGTTTGGTTGATATGAATGTGCAAGACTTACGAGAAATTGAATTGAGATGGGCTGACCTCGTTTTCCTTGGCAGTATGTCGATTCAATTGAAATCAGCGCGAGCTGTCATTGAGCGATGTAAAACAATGGGTAAAAAGATTGTCGCCGGCGGACCGTTGTTCACATCATTCCCCGACGAATTCAAGGATGTCGATTATCTTGTCCTCAATGAAGCAGAGTTGACCCTGCCACAATTTCTCGCGGATATAAGAAATCGTGATGCTTGCCATATTTACCAGACCGATCAATGGGCAGATGTTACAACAACTCCTGTTCCTTTGTGGAATCTCATCAATTCGAAGTATTACTCATCCATGAATATTCAATACTCACGCGGCTGCCCGTACGATTGCGAATTCTGCGACATTACAGTTCTGTACGGACGCGTACCGAGAACAAAAACAAAGGAACAGATGCTTTTGGAATTAGAAGCTATGTACTCTACCGGCTGGAGAGGCGATGTTTTCATTGTTGACGACAACTTCATCGGCAATAAGGCATTGCTGAAGAAAGAAATTCTGCCCGCAATGATACATTGGATGGAACAAAGAAAGTATCCGTTTGCTCTCAACACAGAAGCTTCCATCAATCTCTCCGACGATGAAGAGTTGATGGATTTGATGGTGAGAGCAGGGTTCAATGCGGTATTCGTCGGTATCGAATCACCGAATGAAGAAAGTTTAATTGAGTGTAAAAAGAGCCCGAATAGAAACCGCAATCTTGTCGAATCGGTGAAGAAACTTCAACACAAAGGACTGCAAGTGCAGGGTGGATTTATCGTCGGATTTGATAGCGATCCGAGTTCAATCTTTCAGAAGTTAGTCGAGTTCATTCAAGAGAGCGGCATCGTTACTGCAATGGTCGGATTGCTGAATGCACCAATAGGTACAAGACTCTATAAACGGATGCTGAAAGAAGGACGATTGCTTAAAGCAATGTCAGGTGATAATACAGATTTCTCAATGAATTTTATTCCTAAGATGAACTATGATTTTCTCGTCAATGGATATCGATCGATTCTGGAAAATATTTATTCGTCAAAACAATATTACGCCCGCGTCAAAGAGTTCCTTCGGACGTATAATCCTCCGAAAGTTAAAGTTCCGTTAGTACAAGCAGACCACTTCAAGGCGCTCTTGCGATCTGTGATTATACTCGGTATTATCGATAAGGAACGCGTGCAGTACTGGAGGTTATTTTTCTGGTCACTCTTCACACGTCCGCGCATGTTTCCACTTGCAATCACCTTCACAATTTACGGATACCATTACAGAAAAATTTTGGAATATTACGTAGCAGGATAAAAAATACACAGCATCAAGAAACAACTATCTTCGTTTACTCCTAACTGTTCTTGATCACTCTTCATTGATCATTGCACATTGCTTGCTGCCTTCAACGTATTCTTCAAGAGCATCGCAACCGTCATGAGGCCGACACCGCCAGGGACGGGCGTGATAGCCTTCGCGATTTTCGATGCAGATTCAAAATGTACATCACCGACGATACGGTATCCTTTAGGTTTCGAAGTATCTTCAACGCGATTAATACCGACATCAATGACGACAACGCCTGGCTTTAACATTGCACCAGTGATAAATTCCGGTTTGCCGATGGCGGCGA
Above is a window of Ignavibacteriales bacterium DNA encoding:
- a CDS encoding TonB-dependent receptor encodes the protein MFTRIVHSLFIISFLSSLALGGSTGKISGVVKDKKTGDPIIGANVRLEGTTLGSMTDFDGKYFMINVPPNDYSMVVTMVGYTPSKTTGVRVKGDLTTTIDVEITETVLQIGEAVEVVAERPLVQKDLTAKTAIVSGNDIAAMPVSEVGAVVNMQAGFVSGSLRGGRSGEVAYWIDGVPVTDAFNGSQIVEVNKSLVQELQVISGAFNAEYGQAMSGIVNITSKEGGSKFSGGLGIYGGDYALTNDSIFPGNSFKANNIRNIEGNLSGPLLTDDLTFFTNARYIYFNGWEKGYRRFNPWNIPKLTNDQLESVFSDGKGDSSIVPMNWSERYYAQAKLTWHISSLMKFSVDYIYDDTKKKGLDAFGNYRRDYFYNPDGVGNQYNLSNTIIFQFNHSLSSSTFYTIGGSIFKKDYKYYLYDLQYQDSTLSNGDHVQNEVVDPYGPHYVDPNLSVAPAYSFMVGGTDPNKDHRSTQTALIKFDLTSQMDEMNMVKFGVEYRSHDITNEHIELKSASSQTGFDPAILRPYIRTMILDINSPYHDYYEHHPKEFSAYLQDKMEYKNVIVNVGVRFDYFQPDGLVLNDAHPDTSDPLHYMYTVNDPSIDSPVRSDHLDVSQQGGSTTLQQREQYWYKSATSKYAVSPRLGVSFPITDRGIVHFSYGHFFQLPGFERLYENPRFKISQNSSGIIGIMGNTDLKPEQTVSAELGVQQQLSEDVAFDATIYMRDIRGLTQTAIFDVSGGGQYAQYANSDFGTVKGIVLTVDKKFSGGITARVDYTYQVADGTASDPQQAKNRIAGGGLPDIQMVPLDWDQRHTLNVSLNYTMTSWGVSSILQYGSGSPYTPDLSNPSTGTTIVTNSQIKPSTFNCDLRAYYELNLNPLKLIFFTRIFNVFDTRNQKGVYASTGRADYDWINEMQARSVKLYVNTVDQWFTDGTKYSEPRRFEFGMNLEF
- a CDS encoding LacI family DNA-binding transcriptional regulator, which translates into the protein MAVTIYDIAKKANVGIGTVSRVLNKNASVSTKTRTRVLQVVSRLNYRPHPYAIGLARQRTNSILFTIPFFATFFYLEILREIQKRLSDLDASIILLGINHPDQIAETLRLNIHRNRVDGIVLCSMKIPDQLAKSTLFKKIPMVLVDTYHKEFDSFAVNNVQGGYTATKHLLDLGHTRIAILNANLRSVPAKERFKGYQMAMMDAHKKLHECLIRKTKSEYLDGFTRENGYEMMKELLKLGSDRPTAVFAASDIQAYGALAAISEMGLRCPEDIALIGFDDLELSGPLGLTSMLQPMSEMGTLTIERLLERMNNHDLSIFHKTFEPTLIVRRTTLPLGRIAKSA
- the malQ gene encoding 4-alpha-glucanotransferase, coding for MQFARSSGILLHPTSLPGPYGSGDLGISAYQFVDWLSIAGQSLWQMLPLGPAGMANSPYMSLSAFAGSPLLIDLEELVSQGWLVQNELETFTNDSKTRVKYQEVAVFRMNLLWKAAQYFFEHGNEKERQHFGSYCETEKKWLNDYSLFQALNDQYGGKEWIVWDHDLVHRKPSALKQAAERWKAQVHFHKFMQWCFARQWKKLKKYANDRNIKLVGDIPIFVAHHSADVWSNQEAFSLDKDGRPLVVAGVPPDYFSEDGQRWGNPLYRWDVMKRQKYQWWIERFKKTFDLFDILRIDHFRGFEAYWRIPAKEKTARIGKWVKGPGKDLFKAIEKRLGTLPIIAEDLGVMTPEVTALRETFGFPGMKVLQFAFSTDPKDNFLPHVFDKNCVVYTGTHDNDTTIGWYGKATEHERDFVRRYCKTSGNEIHWDLIKLALQSVADIAVIPFQDVLGLGNEGRMNFPGTVDGNWEWRFTWEQLEPWATTRLYELSALYGRCTPERLNLLPS
- a CDS encoding B12-binding domain-containing radical SAM protein; this translates as MNILLVNPKFPDTFWSFKHALKFVSKRTTFPPLGLLTVASLLPHSWNKRLVDMNVQDLREIELRWADLVFLGSMSIQLKSARAVIERCKTMGKKIVAGGPLFTSFPDEFKDVDYLVLNEAELTLPQFLADIRNRDACHIYQTDQWADVTTTPVPLWNLINSKYYSSMNIQYSRGCPYDCEFCDITVLYGRVPRTKTKEQMLLELEAMYSTGWRGDVFIVDDNFIGNKALLKKEILPAMIHWMEQRKYPFALNTEASINLSDDEELMDLMVRAGFNAVFVGIESPNEESLIECKKSPNRNRNLVESVKKLQHKGLQVQGGFIVGFDSDPSSIFQKLVEFIQESGIVTAMVGLLNAPIGTRLYKRMLKEGRLLKAMSGDNTDFSMNFIPKMNYDFLVNGYRSILENIYSSKQYYARVKEFLRTYNPPKVKVPLVQADHFKALLRSVIILGIIDKERVQYWRLFFWSLFTRPRMFPLAITFTIYGYHYRKILEYYVAG